The sequence below is a genomic window from Streptosporangium lutulentum.
TTCCTCGACTCGCTGGAGCGGATCCGCGAGGGCGGGACGGTCTTCGACCCGGAGGTGGTCCGCCAGCTGCTCGCCCGCACCACCCACGTGGACCCGCTGAGCAGGCTCACCGGACGCGAGGCGGAGGTGCTCAGGCATCTGGCGCAGGGTTTCGTCAACGCCGCCATCGCCGAACGCCTGCACGTGTCACTGAGCACGGTGGAGAAACACGTCAACGCCATCTTCGACAAGCTCGGACTCCTGAACACCCCCGGCTACAGCAGGAGGGTCCTGGCGATCCTCCGCTACCTCGACGAGTGATCGAGGGTTCCCGGGCCGACGGTATGTCCGATCCTGGGAGGAAGTTGCCAGTTTTGGCTTTCCGTAATTCATGCAATTGGCATCCGGTAGGGTCATCAAGGTCCAAAATGATCTAGGAGATGTGCATGAGGAATGTTTTGATCCGAAAGATGGCTAGTTTCGCCGGTGCCCTGACGCTCGGCGCGGGTCTCATGGTGGCCGCTGCGGCTCCGGCCTCGGCGGCCGGATGCTCCGGCAGCCGCCTGGGCAACTGGCCGATCACCGGCGGGTACATCGCGGTCTTCTACAACTCTTCCACCGGGATGAACTGCGCGATGACCTACACGAACAAGCCTGGCAAGAAGCAGTACATAAGGGTCGATATCTGGACGACGACCGCTAGCAAAAGGGACGCCGGCAACTACACGACCTACGCCGGTCCGGTGAGCGTCCCCGGCAAGGGCAAGTGCATCAACTTCCAAGGACAGGTCGGCGCGAACAGTCCCACCGAGGGCTTCGGTCCCGCCTACTGCAGCTGACCTTCCGGACGCACCCTCCATCCGTGACCCTGCCCGGTAGGCGTGATCGCCGCAAGCCGTGCCGGGTCGCCGCCCACGCTGGGTCCTGGAGGCGTCATCGAGAGTGGACACGTCCGCTCCGATGGTTTTTCTGACAACACCGCTGTTCGCTCGGCATCGTCGCCAACCTCAGCATGGCGATGTGTCGAGGGGCGTCGGTAAGGAAGCTGTGGACTGACCCGCTTGGGCGTTTTCGTATGTGCCTGCTGACAGCTTCCTTACCGACAACTCTTACGAGGAGTTTCTCGCTCACCACCGACTTCCTCGGTGGTGGGCGGGCCCTTGGGGTGATGGCTCTGGCGCATCGGGACCTGCACCTTCATGAACGGCATGCCCTCGACGGCCGCGTAGAAATGGCCCGAGCTCAGCTTTGAGATGTCTTCAACGGTGCTGCCTTTCGTCCGAGCAGGGCGGGACCATGTGCCTTGGTCTGACGTCAGGTGGGCAGGGGCCGGTCGTTCACGACGTGTTTCATGACGAGGGTGGAGTTCAGGCGTTGCACGCCGGGGAGTGCGGACAGGACGTCGTCTTCCAGCTCCTGGTAGGCGGTCAGGTCGGCGGTGACGACGCGCAGCAGGTAGTCGGGGTCGCCGAACAGCCGTTGCGCCTGCACCACCTCGGGTACTCGCGTGACCGCTGCCTCGAAGCTCAGCAGGGTATCGCGGTCCTCCTGGCGCATGGTGACAAAGAGGAGCGCCTGGAACGTCAGGCCGAGGGCGCTCGCGTCGACGACTGCCCGGTAGCCGCGGATCGTCCCGCCGCGCTCCAGCTCTCGCAGCCGGCGGTGGCACGGCGAGACACTCAGCCCCACCCGTGCGGCGAGCTCCGTGATCGTCAGACGGCTGTCTTCCTGGAGCACAGCAATAATCTTCCGATCAATCACATCCATGTAGAAGATCCTTCCATAGATGCGGTCTGAGCAGGGAAAAGTGGGAAACACCTTCGGGCACATCAAACGTATTCTTCCCATATTCACTGGCCAACCGGGAGGAATCCATTCATGGCCGTTGGCTCTGTGCTTGCTTTCTGGGCGGTCGCGTTCCTGCTCATCGTCGTCCCAGGCGCGGACTGGGTCTTCACCATCGGTGCCGGGCTGCGGGGTCGTTCGGTATACCCGGCGGTGAGCGGGCTGATCGTCGGCTACGCCGCGATCACCCTCATCGTCGTGGCCGGGGTCGGAGCGCTGGTCGCCGGATCTCCGGCAGTCCTGACCGGCCTCACCTTCGTCGGCGGCCTCTACCTGGTGTGGCACGGCGCGATGACCTTCGCCCACCCCGCCACACCCGACGCTCCGGCCGGCGGGCCGGCCGGCACCGACTGGAACACCTTCCTGCGGGGCATCGGCGTCAGCGGCCTCAATCCCAAAGGTCTGCTGATCTTCCTCGCCCTGCTCCCGCAGTTCACCGACCCGCACGGCGCCTGGCCCGTCGCCGGGCAGATCGGCGTCCTCGGCCTGGCCTTCATGGCCACCCGCGCCCTGTTCTACCTCTGCCTCGGTATTCTCACCCGCACCGTCCTGCACAGCCGACCCGCCGCGGCGCGCCTCGTCAGCCGCCTATCCGGAGCCGCCATGATCGGCATCGGCATCTGGCTGCTCACCGACCACCTTCTCGGCTGAGCGACGCTTCGGGCATCCCGTCTCCGCTGGAGCAGATCGAGCACGGAGCTCGGGATCTGCTCTGATCCATGGTGAAGCCCATGGATCAGACGTCGGTGTCGGCCTACAGGGAGTTCTTAGCCCTTTTGACGACTTCCTCTACGGTGAGCGGATCCTTGGGGTGGTGGCTCAGGCACATGGGGACCTGCACTTTCACGAACGGCATGCCCTCTACGGCCGTGTAGAACTGGCCCGACCTCAGCTTCGAGATGTCGGTGACGCGGCTGCCCTTGCCCCGAGCCATCTCCCTCGCCGCGTCGATCTGGGCCGGGCTGTTCAGCAGGCCGAAGAACTGGGTCGCGGCGTTTCCCGGAATCCGGTTGTGCAGTCCCTTAGGAGCCTGGGTCGCGAACACGAGGCCGAGCCCGTACTTACGCGCCTGGGACGCCAGTGCCAGCGTGCTCTTCGTGCACGCGGTCATGGCGCCCGACGGCGCGAACGTCTGCGCCTCGTCCATCACGAACAGCCCGCCCAGCGGCCGATCGCCCGCCGGGTGCTTCTTGATCCAGGCGAACAGCGCCATCTGGAGCTGGTTGACGAAGCTCTGCCGCTGATCGTCCGACTGCAACCCGGCGAGGTTGATCACTGAGACGCGTGCCGTCTTGTCCGGGGGCGGAGTCAGCAGGAGACCAGGGTCGACCGGTGCGCCGACACCGCCGAACATCGGGTCGTTGACCACGGCCGCGGCCAGGATCTGTCCCAGGTCGGCGGCGAGCCTCTCCGCGTTGGCGAGCCCGCTCACCCCCTCGGGCAGTGCCGACAGCATCTCGATGAGACCCGCGAGGCTGGTCGGACCGCCCCGGCGCGCGTAGTACTTGAGCGTCTCCCTCAGCACCGCCTGCCCCAGCTGGGCCTTGTGCGTGTTCGCCCCGAGCTTGGCCTTCGGCACGATGGACGCGACGGCGACCTCTATCGCCTCGTTGAACTCGTCGGCGTCGTCGAGGACGCTCGCGAAGTCGGGCAGGGGCTGGAAGCTGAGCGGGCGTCCCAGGGTGAGCCCCGGGGTCCAGACCACGACGTCGGTGTACGTCAGGTATTCGGCGGCCCGCGCCGCGTCGCCCGAGGCCCACTGCTCCGGCGCCTCCGGCCACGGGTCTCCCATCCGGGCGAGGTCGTTGTTGGGGTCGAGCACGATGGCGGAGACGCCCTGGAGCGCGCACCTCTCGATCAGGTTGCGGATGAGCACGGTCTTCCCCGACCCGGATCCGGCGAAGATCGCGGTGTGCTTCCTGAGCGCCTCCAGCTCGACGCCGACAGGCGCGTCACCGTTGACCGCCGTGCCGAGGGCGATGTACGGCACGCGGCGCGCGTCGGGTCTGGTGGCCGTCACGGTCGAAGGGGGCTTCACCGCGGGAGCGGCCTGGCCAGGACTTTCGTCGGGGGAGACGCGCGCCGGAAACACGACTCCGTCAAGACGCGCGCCGGGAGTGATGCGGCCGGACCTCTCGCGGGGAGTGGGCCGGTCGGGTTGCCCGCCGGAAGGGATGGGGCCGGGCTGCTCGGCGCGCGCGGGGTGGGCGGGTTGCTCGCCGGGAACGGTCCATACGTCGCCCAGTGCCTCGCCGAGCAGTTTGACGTCGCCGGTCGGTCTCCGTACGGCCAGCCACGCCCGCAGGTGCGGAGGATTCTCCCGGAGCAGATCCCGGAGCGCGGAAAGAATCTTGAGATCTTCGGGGTCGACGCCGAGGATCCTGCCGCCCGCATGCTCGAACGCCGCGACGGCCTCAAGGGTGCGAGGTCCTTTGGCCCAGTTCGCGTTCCGCAGTACGAACAACCGCCTCTTCGGGACATCGAGGTCCAGGCCGGCCGCCACCGAGGCCTTACGCAGGCGGTTCAGCGCGGAGATGGCGTTTTCCGAGGAGATCGCGCGAAAGCCCCAGTGCGCCTCGTCCTCGGTGCTCTCGTCCAGGCTGCGCCGCAGGCGCGCGTGCAGGGGAGGCTTCGAACTCGGCGGAGGATCCTGGTCGAACGCCTGCCCGGCCTCGCCCTGCTCGGTGATCCAGGCGGTGAGCCCCGCGGACAACAGCGGCGGCATCGCCGCGTCCTCGGTGGCGGGGGAGAGGGCCGCCACCACCTTCGCCGTGTTCCTCAGCTCCGCGAACCGGGCGTCAAGGGCGGAGAGATCCTCCTCGGACGCCACCGGCGGCGGAGTGGTGCCCCCCGGCTTCGCCGGGACCCGGCCACCGAGATGCTCCAGTTCCTTGATCTCACCGTTGAGCAGGCACGACTGGATGTGCTCGTCAATCTTGATCAGTAGCTGCCGTGGCGTGAAATCGGGGGCGAGGTCGAACGCGGACGGACTCACCGGCCACGTCGAGTAGGGCGGCTCGAAGCCGATCTCGCGGAACCGCGACTCGAACCGTTTCTCGATCAGGGCGCGACCGGTCTCGGCATCGGGGATCGTCTTGAGCTGGACGGCTTTCCGGAACCGGTCACGGACGGTGTCCGTCGCGAACCTCTCGATGAGAATCCAGGTCATCGGAAGGCAGGAGACGACCGTCAGCGTCCGGCGGGTGACCTCTCGCAGCGACATCAGGCCACCCGCGACCTGCTCGATCATGATCGTCTCGCGCGTGTCCGGAACAGCGTCACCGCCGGTGGACATCGAGGACTGCGCGACGAGCGTGTCGATCTGGTCGATCGCGATGATGGACGGTCCGGTGAGGGCAAGCAGGTGTGAGAGGTTCCTGACGATCTCCTGAGGTGTCTTCTGGACCTGTCGTATGCCCCACTGCGCACGCTCGCCCGGCTCCTCCTCCGGCGTGGAGGACAGGAAGGATTCTCCGATGTCCTGCGCTCTTAGATCATCGGACGCGAGCAGCACGAGGGCTCTGGCGGTGTCCTGGCTGTCCCGGCCGACCAGTTTGTTGAATCGGCGCAATGCGTCGATGAAGGTGTCGAGAGCCGTCTTTGACAGTACCGAGTTTCCGGTCACCGCACGCCGTACCATCCGCGGTACGTCGGCCAGCAACGAAAGGTGCTCCAGGAGGATCGAGAGTTGGCTCTTCCCGTCGACTCGCTCGCGAGACAGGCTGTCGAGCATGGACACCACGATGCTTTCCCAGAAGCCTTTGGCATCCAGGAGGCTCACCAGAAAGAAGTATCCGCTCTCTCTCTGGACTTTCTCGCGTACCCAGCCCAGCAGGTGCGTCTTCCCCGCGCCCCGCTGCCCCTGAACGATCACCCCGACCGGACTTACGTCGGGGCTTTCCCTGGCCTCGGCCAAGCCGCCGAGGAGAACGTGTGCGGTGTGCCGGTGCAGACCCTCCACGTGAAACTGCGGCGAACGCCACACGTCGTCGGGTACTTGGGTGTAGCTGAACTTGAGCGCGGCGAGTGCGCTCCGTTCGGGGCCCGTCATCGCACCTCGATCGAAAGAAAGTGCTTGGCCTGGTCGCCGATGGTCACCGCCGCGTCACGATCTTGCTGGGTGAGGGTCTTCTGATTCGACTCGGGAACGATGTTCACGCCCGGCATGCGGTTCATCAGTGTGAGCACGTCATCGACCTCTGCTCTCGTCGCATCACCCAGGAGCGGGCGGATCTTCGTGAGACTCACCCAGGTGCCGGGTTCACGGGCCAATTCGGTATAGGCGGCGCGGACGCGCGCCTCGATGTCCGGCGTCGACGTTGCGGCCGGCGCGGGAGAGGCCGCCACCGCGGCCGGCGTGGACACCTCGACCTCCGACTCTGCAGCCGGCACGGATGAGTCTCCGGCGTCCGAGTCGTTGCGCGGCTGGAAGATGTCGGCGAGCCTGTGGTCGGTCCGCTTCATGAATCCTTGAAGGCCGATCAGCAGGGCGCGGGCCATGGCTCCTGCCGAGCCTGGGAGCAATGGGACCGTTCCCGCGTGAAGTTCCTCGGCCATACGCGCCCATCCCAGGTCGGTCAGCACGTGCGCGTACGCGCGTCCGTCTTTCCAGCTGTCGACCAGCTTCAGCTCGTTCAGGTGCCGACGCGCCTTCCCGTCGAGCGTCAGGCCGTGGTGTTCCTTGAGTTCGGGGTTGGAAACCTCCTTGGCTTCCACCATCAACACCACAAGGGCGGAAATCTCAGGGATCGACAACTTTTTATCCGACATGATTTATCCTTTCGACATTTCAAGGCGGCGGTTCCGGAGGAACCGCTTTATCTGGTCGATCACTGCTGCCGCGTCAGTCATAACCTGGACATTGGTGAAGCGCAGAACGGCGTAACCGTCCAGTTGGAGCTGGACGTCCCGTTGCCGGTCCGCCGCGTATTTGAGGGGGGAGCCGTGGTCGGGCCCGTCGATCTCGACGACACACCGCTCCTCGCGCCACAGCAGGTCCAGCCGTACGGGGTTGGCGAGCGGGTGCGACCGGTAGGTCTGGTTCCACGCCCGGCCCGTCGCCCAGTCCCGCGAGGACAGCGCGGTCTCCAGGGCCTGTTCGGCACTGCTCGCCGGATGGGGGACCCCGGCGACGGCGGGGTAGGCGACGGTGCGCGCGGC
It includes:
- a CDS encoding LysE family translocator: MAVGSVLAFWAVAFLLIVVPGADWVFTIGAGLRGRSVYPAVSGLIVGYAAITLIVVAGVGALVAGSPAVLTGLTFVGGLYLVWHGAMTFAHPATPDAPAGGPAGTDWNTFLRGIGVSGLNPKGLLIFLALLPQFTDPHGAWPVAGQIGVLGLAFMATRALFYLCLGILTRTVLHSRPAAARLVSRLSGAAMIGIGIWLLTDHLLG
- a CDS encoding ATP-binding protein, giving the protein MTGPERSALAALKFSYTQVPDDVWRSPQFHVEGLHRHTAHVLLGGLAEARESPDVSPVGVIVQGQRGAGKTHLLGWVREKVQRESGYFFLVSLLDAKGFWESIVVSMLDSLSRERVDGKSQLSILLEHLSLLADVPRMVRRAVTGNSVLSKTALDTFIDALRRFNKLVGRDSQDTARALVLLASDDLRAQDIGESFLSSTPEEEPGERAQWGIRQVQKTPQEIVRNLSHLLALTGPSIIAIDQIDTLVAQSSMSTGGDAVPDTRETIMIEQVAGGLMSLREVTRRTLTVVSCLPMTWILIERFATDTVRDRFRKAVQLKTIPDAETGRALIEKRFESRFREIGFEPPYSTWPVSPSAFDLAPDFTPRQLLIKIDEHIQSCLLNGEIKELEHLGGRVPAKPGGTTPPPVASEEDLSALDARFAELRNTAKVVAALSPATEDAAMPPLLSAGLTAWITEQGEAGQAFDQDPPPSSKPPLHARLRRSLDESTEDEAHWGFRAISSENAISALNRLRKASVAAGLDLDVPKRRLFVLRNANWAKGPRTLEAVAAFEHAGGRILGVDPEDLKILSALRDLLRENPPHLRAWLAVRRPTGDVKLLGEALGDVWTVPGEQPAHPARAEQPGPIPSGGQPDRPTPRERSGRITPGARLDGVVFPARVSPDESPGQAAPAVKPPSTVTATRPDARRVPYIALGTAVNGDAPVGVELEALRKHTAIFAGSGSGKTVLIRNLIERCALQGVSAIVLDPNNDLARMGDPWPEAPEQWASGDAARAAEYLTYTDVVVWTPGLTLGRPLSFQPLPDFASVLDDADEFNEAIEVAVASIVPKAKLGANTHKAQLGQAVLRETLKYYARRGGPTSLAGLIEMLSALPEGVSGLANAERLAADLGQILAAAVVNDPMFGGVGAPVDPGLLLTPPPDKTARVSVINLAGLQSDDQRQSFVNQLQMALFAWIKKHPAGDRPLGGLFVMDEAQTFAPSGAMTACTKSTLALASQARKYGLGLVFATQAPKGLHNRIPGNAATQFFGLLNSPAQIDAAREMARGKGSRVTDISKLRSGQFYTAVEGMPFVKVQVPMCLSHHPKDPLTVEEVVKRAKNSL
- a CDS encoding spore-associated protein A, giving the protein MASFAGALTLGAGLMVAAAAPASAAGCSGSRLGNWPITGGYIAVFYNSSTGMNCAMTYTNKPGKKQYIRVDIWTTTASKRDAGNYTTYAGPVSVPGKGKCINFQGQVGANSPTEGFGPAYCS
- a CDS encoding Lrp/AsnC family transcriptional regulator; translation: MDVIDRKIIAVLQEDSRLTITELAARVGLSVSPCHRRLRELERGGTIRGYRAVVDASALGLTFQALLFVTMRQEDRDTLLSFEAAVTRVPEVVQAQRLFGDPDYLLRVVTADLTAYQELEDDVLSALPGVQRLNSTLVMKHVVNDRPLPT